One region of Erwinia tracheiphila genomic DNA includes:
- a CDS encoding YdgH/BhsA/McbA family protein yields the protein MRTISISVRGFLDDALRVIAEKTGDSGASWYQVQLVSETGRVTGMPQQFCMGHPWPRVINSIKVY from the coding sequence ATGAGGACCATCAGCATCAGCGTACGCGGCTTCCTGGATGATGCGCTACGCGTGATCGCGGAGAAAACAGGGGATTCCGGTGCAAGCTGGTATCAGGTTCAGTTGGTTAGCGAAACGGGCCGGGTTACTGGGATGCCTCAGCAATTCTGTATGGGCCATCCGTGGCCGCGCGTAATAAACAGCATTAAAGTGTACTAG
- the rpsR gene encoding 30S ribosomal protein S18 gives MARYFRRRKFCRFTAEGVQEIDYKDIATLKNYITESGKIVPSRITGTRAKYQRQLARAIKRARYLSLLPYTDRHQ, from the coding sequence ATGGCACGTTATTTCCGTCGTCGCAAGTTCTGCCGTTTCACTGCGGAAGGCGTTCAAGAGATCGATTACAAAGATATCGCAACGCTGAAAAACTACATTACTGAAAGCGGCAAGATCGTACCAAGCCGTATCACTGGTACTCGCGCAAAATACCAGCGTCAGCTGGCCCGTGCTATCAAGCGCGCGCGTTACCTGTCCCTGCTGCCGTACACCGATCGTCATCAGTAA
- the rplI gene encoding 50S ribosomal protein L9 — MQVILLDKVANLGSLGDQVNVKAGYARNFLVPQGKAVPATKKNVEFFEARRAELEAKLADVLFAANARAEKINALGNVTIASKAGDEGKLFGSIGTRDIADAVTVAGVEVSKSEVRLPNGVLRTTGEHEVDFQVHSEVFAKLVVNIVAEA, encoded by the coding sequence ATGCAAGTTATTCTGCTTGATAAAGTAGCAAACCTGGGCAGCCTGGGCGATCAGGTTAATGTTAAAGCGGGCTATGCTCGTAACTTCTTGGTTCCACAGGGTAAAGCTGTCCCTGCTACGAAGAAAAACGTTGAATTCTTTGAAGCGCGTCGTGCAGAACTGGAAGCCAAACTGGCTGACGTTCTGTTTGCGGCTAATGCGCGTGCTGAGAAAATCAATGCACTGGGCAATGTGACCATCGCATCTAAAGCTGGTGACGAAGGTAAACTGTTCGGTTCCATTGGTACTCGCGACATCGCTGATGCGGTAACGGTGGCTGGCGTTGAAGTAAGCAAGAGCGAAGTTCGCCTGCCGAACGGTGTTCTGCGTACAACTGGCGAGCACGAAGTGGACTTCCAGGTTCACAGCGAAGTATTTGCTAAACTGGTTGTTAATATCGTTGCTGAAGCTTAA
- a CDS encoding methyl-accepting chemotaxis protein gives MLPVKNMRVGVRLGAAFGLVILLLIIVSMTAIIKTGHINEAVDNIVNDRYQKVRLAFAVRDGINDQIKYLRGMVIDTTRPQNNIQRLGLLNQVAQKTDKVIEKIVQRQTTEVGRQKIQALKDAAQAFENSKIELVKLIQAGDPNIAAEYALKKITLTQGAYLDTAVKFADSQSEQLQAEGARALADGSTAIQVTLIFSFLAVLTAIILGFFLTRSIVTPLREAVLIAGNVAAGDLRTSIKVTSSDETGQLMQALKNMNENLMRIITEVRSGSHLIANASSEISTGNMNLSSRTEQQASSLEETASAMEQMTSTVKQNADNARQANELAALASRVALQSGEAVKQVVSTMEMINGSSKKIVDIISVIDSIAFQTNILALNAAVEAARAGEQGRGFAVVASEVRNLAQRSASAAKEIALLIQDSVSKVDEGGKQVAIAGNTMEEVLNSVKSVTAIMGEISIASNEQSTGIEEINIAITQMDQVTQQNASLVNHSAVAAQSLQEQAVQLSQIISVFKVDE, from the coding sequence ATGTTACCTGTCAAAAATATGAGAGTCGGTGTGCGCCTTGGTGCCGCTTTTGGCTTGGTTATATTGCTGCTAATTATTGTCAGTATGACGGCCATAATAAAAACGGGCCACATCAACGAAGCCGTTGATAATATAGTCAATGATCGTTATCAGAAAGTACGCCTGGCGTTTGCTGTGCGTGATGGCATCAACGATCAAATAAAGTATTTACGCGGCATGGTGATCGATACCACCCGGCCACAAAATAATATCCAGCGTTTAGGGCTGCTCAATCAGGTCGCACAAAAAACCGATAAAGTGATTGAGAAAATTGTTCAAAGACAAACCACTGAAGTGGGCAGGCAAAAGATTCAGGCACTGAAAGATGCGGCGCAGGCTTTCGAAAACTCAAAAATCGAGCTGGTGAAGCTGATACAGGCCGGGGACCCAAATATTGCAGCTGAGTACGCATTAAAAAAAATCACGCTGACACAGGGAGCGTATCTGGATACCGCAGTCAAATTTGCCGATTCACAATCAGAACAATTACAGGCAGAAGGTGCCAGGGCGCTGGCTGATGGTTCAACGGCAATTCAGGTTACGCTGATTTTCTCTTTTCTTGCGGTGCTGACTGCCATTATTTTAGGTTTCTTCCTGACAAGATCTATCGTCACCCCCCTGCGCGAAGCGGTGCTGATTGCAGGAAATGTTGCGGCTGGCGATCTGCGTACTTCTATCAAGGTGACCTCTTCTGACGAAACTGGCCAGTTGATGCAGGCGCTGAAAAACATGAATGAGAATCTGATGCGCATCATCACCGAAGTTCGTTCCGGTTCTCATCTCATCGCTAATGCCTCCAGTGAAATCTCCACAGGTAATATGAATCTTTCATCACGTACCGAGCAGCAGGCCAGTTCGCTGGAGGAGACGGCTTCCGCGATGGAACAGATGACCTCCACCGTAAAACAAAACGCCGATAATGCCCGACAAGCGAATGAACTGGCGGCCCTGGCCTCCCGTGTGGCATTGCAAAGTGGGGAGGCGGTGAAGCAGGTGGTCAGCACCATGGAGATGATTAATGGTTCATCGAAAAAAATCGTCGATATCATTAGCGTCATTGACAGCATTGCCTTTCAGACCAATATTCTCGCGTTGAATGCGGCCGTTGAAGCTGCGCGCGCGGGCGAACAGGGCCGAGGCTTTGCCGTGGTTGCTTCCGAAGTTCGTAATCTGGCACAACGCTCTGCCTCGGCCGCAAAAGAAATCGCTCTGTTGATTCAGGATTCTGTTTCTAAGGTCGATGAAGGCGGCAAACAGGTCGCCATTGCTGGCAACACGATGGAAGAAGTGCTTAACAGCGTGAAAAGTGTCACTGCAATCATGGGCGAAATCTCCATCGCCAGCAATGAACAAAGCACCGGCATCGAAGAAATTAATATTGCCATCACCCAGATGGATCAGGTTACTCAGCAGAATGCGTCGCTGGTCAACCATTCTGCAGTAGCAGCACAGTCGCTTCAGGAACAGGCCGTACAACTGTCTCAGATCATTAGCGTGTTCAAAGTGGATGAGTAG
- a CDS encoding LysM-like peptidoglycan-binding domain-containing protein gives MSGLSLTEHITQWLRRIWFLPDSARWMDPLPSFHRRGIIFAAVVILMAFLWPSASPYQKPGSLHNAQPTTTTPIMQAELSDRQGTSRQQLSSANADSQRQWHSYQIASGQTLAQLFRDHNLPVNDVFAMAQVEGNDKPLSNLQSGQTVKIRQNGQGMVNADHLRIGIKHKAGVFAT, from the coding sequence ATGTCCGGTCTGTCTTTGACAGAACACATTACGCAGTGGTTACGCAGGATCTGGTTTTTACCAGATTCTGCGCGCTGGATGGATCCGCTCCCCTCTTTTCATCGCCGCGGCATTATCTTTGCCGCCGTTGTTATTTTAATGGCCTTTCTTTGGCCTTCGGCATCGCCATACCAGAAGCCGGGCTCCCTCCACAATGCTCAACCGACCACAACCACACCAATAATGCAGGCAGAACTTAGCGATCGACAGGGCACCTCGCGTCAGCAGCTATCTTCTGCAAATGCTGATTCTCAGAGGCAGTGGCACAGCTATCAAATTGCTTCCGGGCAGACGCTGGCACAACTATTCAGGGATCACAATTTACCGGTAAATGACGTGTTTGCCATGGCACAGGTCGAAGGAAATGACAAACCTCTTAGCAATTTGCAATCTGGTCAGACAGTAAAAATTCGTCAGAACGGCCAGGGTATGGTTAATGCCGATCATTTAAGGATCGGCATTAAGCACAAGGCTGGCGTTTTCGCTACATAA
- the rpsF gene encoding 30S ribosomal protein S6 encodes MRHYEIVFMVHPDQSEQVPGMIERYSSTITGAEGTIHRLEDWGRRQLAYPINKLHKAHYVLLNVEAPQEAIDELETNFRFNDAVIRSMVMRVKHAVAEASPMVKAKDERRERRDDFANETSDDDAGDSEE; translated from the coding sequence ATGCGTCATTACGAAATCGTATTTATGGTTCATCCTGACCAAAGCGAACAGGTTCCTGGCATGATTGAGCGTTACTCTTCCACCATTACTGGTGCTGAGGGTACGATCCACCGCCTCGAAGACTGGGGCCGCCGTCAGCTGGCTTACCCGATCAATAAACTGCACAAAGCCCACTACGTTCTGCTGAACGTTGAAGCCCCGCAGGAAGCGATCGATGAGCTGGAAACAAACTTCCGCTTCAACGACGCCGTTATCCGCAGCATGGTTATGCGCGTTAAGCACGCGGTAGCAGAAGCATCCCCAATGGTTAAAGCGAAAGATGAACGTCGTGAGCGTCGTGACGATTTCGCAAACGAAACCTCTGATGATGATGCTGGGGATTCTGAAGAGTAA
- the opgB gene encoding phosphatidylglycerol--membrane-oligosaccharide glycerophosphotransferase: MSAELLSLILFTASATLYSWKAGRNRLWFAAMLLFLGMNILLNASMLASNYFTGEGINDAVIYTITSSLNGAGISKYILPGIGLIAVIMLLFAALSWILRLRKIHTGNKIYSLLAVILAVASVKTTPAYQQVADLIKSQVGKGNSDFDNYYKTPEKQIVGNKPNLVYIYAESLERTYFDEQAFPALAPELSRIKNNSLDFSNTGQMPGTEYTIAGMVASQCGIPLFAPFDGNASSSLSTFYPQNVCLGDILKSSGYENYFYQGANLNFAGKNIFLSSHGFDSDNLYGFNELKKVVKNQNYRNDWGWYDDTVLDMVFDKYLELSRLNSPFSLFALTVDTHHPDGFISRSCQRQSWSYDGKPNKSFAAVACSQEHIARLIERIRATPYFKNTIIVVSSDHLAMNNTAWKYLNQHDRRNLFFIIRGDAPASKLIPVKRSSLDNGATVLDAMGGDNFIGLGRSSLSATSLATTFLNLKEKMIEWKPDIIRLWNFPKTIADYSIDTDKNTFTFSGVHFKLPLLLSVMPNKIEPKFDVYLAPPLKQQLAQFPADEKFVWVDRCFKIGTVWDNTLALNRNYCVAWGTLNSPPLITEIKAGLTAGRVAFQQGSERQDEQYQQAVSRLKIADDDVRYQSDTILFSLPGLPTQVQKASGLSYVEPWGGRWSDANLQSHVSIHYREPLPTSFVLELTGRAFDGNSQQPFVIKVGNVAHQFSLGNTDSTVSVAFSLVDQSDTIEIFSASSQETSEGAIDGFKARRLGIGLSSLKITPIP; the protein is encoded by the coding sequence ATGAGTGCTGAATTACTTTCACTAATACTGTTTACCGCTTCAGCCACGCTTTATAGCTGGAAGGCAGGGAGAAACAGACTGTGGTTCGCCGCCATGTTGCTCTTTTTGGGCATGAACATTTTGCTGAATGCCTCAATGCTGGCGAGCAATTATTTCACCGGAGAGGGGATCAATGATGCGGTAATTTATACTATCACCAGCAGTTTGAACGGCGCGGGGATCAGTAAATATATCCTGCCGGGTATCGGGCTGATTGCCGTTATTATGCTACTGTTTGCCGCACTTTCCTGGATTTTACGCCTGCGAAAAATCCATACGGGTAACAAAATATACAGCCTGCTCGCAGTGATTCTGGCGGTTGCTTCAGTAAAAACCACTCCGGCTTACCAGCAGGTTGCCGATCTGATCAAATCGCAGGTGGGCAAAGGCAATTCAGACTTTGACAATTATTACAAAACACCCGAAAAGCAAATCGTCGGTAATAAACCTAATTTGGTTTATATTTATGCCGAAAGCCTGGAGCGCACGTATTTCGATGAGCAGGCCTTTCCTGCCCTCGCGCCGGAACTCAGCAGAATAAAAAATAATTCACTGGATTTCAGCAACACCGGACAAATGCCTGGAACTGAATATACTATCGCCGGAATGGTAGCCTCACAATGTGGCATTCCTTTATTTGCTCCGTTCGACGGAAATGCTTCCAGCTCTCTGTCAACGTTTTACCCGCAAAACGTCTGCCTGGGTGATATTTTGAAGTCTTCCGGCTATGAAAATTATTTTTATCAGGGTGCCAATCTGAATTTTGCCGGTAAAAATATTTTTCTTTCCTCTCACGGCTTTGATTCCGACAATCTGTATGGATTTAATGAGCTGAAAAAGGTTGTAAAAAATCAGAATTATCGTAATGACTGGGGCTGGTATGATGACACGGTGCTGGACATGGTTTTTGACAAATATCTTGAGCTGTCGCGGCTGAATAGCCCTTTCTCTCTGTTTGCTCTTACCGTGGATACGCATCATCCTGACGGCTTTATTTCCCGCAGCTGTCAGCGGCAAAGCTGGTCATACGACGGCAAACCGAATAAATCTTTCGCTGCCGTCGCCTGTAGTCAGGAACATATCGCCAGGTTGATTGAACGTATTCGCGCTACACCTTACTTTAAAAACACCATTATTGTGGTCAGCTCCGATCATCTGGCGATGAATAACACCGCATGGAAATACCTAAACCAACACGATCGCCGCAATTTGTTTTTTATCATTCGTGGCGATGCCCCTGCCAGCAAGCTTATCCCAGTTAAACGCAGCTCACTGGACAATGGTGCTACTGTGCTGGATGCCATGGGCGGCGATAACTTTATCGGCCTTGGACGCAGTAGCCTTTCGGCCACCTCTCTGGCAACCACTTTTCTGAATCTCAAGGAAAAAATGATCGAGTGGAAGCCGGATATCATCAGGCTGTGGAACTTCCCCAAAACAATCGCTGATTACAGCATTGATACCGATAAAAACACTTTCACCTTCTCTGGTGTACACTTCAAGCTACCACTACTACTGTCAGTGATGCCGAATAAAATTGAGCCGAAGTTCGATGTTTACCTGGCTCCGCCACTGAAGCAACAGCTGGCACAGTTTCCTGCAGATGAAAAATTTGTGTGGGTCGATCGCTGCTTTAAAATCGGCACTGTCTGGGACAATACGCTGGCGCTTAATCGCAATTACTGTGTGGCCTGGGGAACGCTAAATTCACCGCCGCTCATTACTGAGATAAAAGCAGGGCTTACCGCAGGGCGTGTTGCTTTTCAACAAGGCAGTGAACGGCAGGATGAGCAATATCAACAAGCCGTTTCGCGTCTGAAAATTGCCGATGACGATGTAAGATATCAGTCTGACACTATTCTGTTTTCCTTGCCCGGCCTGCCAACACAGGTACAAAAAGCATCCGGCCTCTCTTATGTTGAACCCTGGGGTGGACGCTGGTCAGATGCGAATTTGCAATCACACGTCAGCATCCATTACCGCGAGCCACTACCAACATCCTTTGTGCTCGAATTAACAGGACGAGCATTTGATGGCAATAGCCAGCAGCCCTTTGTGATAAAGGTGGGTAACGTGGCACATCAATTTAGCCTGGGCAATACTGACAGCACGGTAAGTGTTGCTTTTAGTCTTGTTGATCAATCAGATACCATAGAGATCTTCTCTGCCAGCTCTCAGGAAACCTCAGAAGGCGCAATTGACGGCTTCAAGGCACGCAGGCTGGGTATTGGCCTGAGCAGTCTGAAAATTACCCCCATCCCCTGA
- a CDS encoding IS481 family transposase — protein MIHTNNPIIKHKAGLLNLAEELGNVSKACKIMGVSRDTFYRYQELAAEGGIDALINQNRRVPNLKNRADEATERAVVEYAVEFPAHGQHRTSNELRKKGVFISGSGVRSIWQRHDLENFRKRLKALEEKVAREGIVLTDAQIAALEKKAHDDEASGEIETAHPGYLGSQDTFYVGNLKGVGRIYQQTFVDTYSKVAHCKLYTSKTPITAADLLNDRVLPFYEAQGLPMLRILTDRGTEYCGKVEQHDYQLYLAINDIDHTKTKAMSPQTNGICERFHKTILQDFYQVTFRKKLYEDLESLQTDLDNWLWHYNNERTHQGKMCCGRTPMATLLDGKRVWAEKNLNQM, from the coding sequence ATGATTCATACTAACAATCCCATCATCAAACACAAAGCCGGCCTGCTCAATCTCGCCGAAGAACTCGGTAACGTATCAAAAGCCTGCAAGATCATGGGCGTGTCACGCGACACGTTTTACCGTTATCAGGAACTGGCTGCTGAAGGCGGCATCGATGCGCTGATTAACCAGAACCGCCGCGTCCCCAACCTGAAGAACCGCGCCGACGAAGCCACTGAACGCGCTGTTGTTGAATATGCCGTTGAGTTCCCGGCCCACGGGCAACACCGGACCAGTAATGAGCTGCGTAAAAAAGGCGTGTTTATCTCCGGTAGCGGCGTGCGCTCCATCTGGCAACGGCACGACCTGGAGAACTTCCGTAAACGCCTGAAGGCACTTGAGGAAAAGGTCGCCAGAGAAGGCATCGTGCTTACCGACGCTCAAATCGCAGCGCTGGAGAAGAAGGCCCACGATGACGAGGCCAGCGGAGAAATCGAAACTGCTCACCCGGGTTATCTCGGGTCGCAGGACACCTTCTACGTGGGCAATCTGAAAGGTGTGGGTCGTATCTACCAGCAGACGTTCGTGGATACGTACTCGAAAGTGGCACACTGCAAGCTGTATACGAGTAAAACGCCGATCACCGCCGCAGACCTGCTCAATGATCGCGTACTGCCGTTCTACGAGGCTCAGGGACTGCCGATGCTGAGGATCCTGACCGACAGGGGAACGGAGTACTGTGGTAAGGTGGAGCAGCATGATTACCAGCTGTATCTGGCCATCAACGATATCGACCATACAAAAACGAAGGCGATGTCTCCGCAGACGAACGGCATCTGCGAGCGCTTCCATAAAACTATTTTGCAGGATTTTTATCAGGTTACGTTCCGTAAGAAGTTATACGAAGACCTGGAGAGCCTGCAAACGGATCTGGACAACTGGTTGTGGCATTACAATAATGAGCGAACTCATCAGGGAAAAATGTGCTGCGGGCGTACGCCAATGGCCACGTTACTTGATGGTAAACGAGTCTGGGCAGAAAAAAATCTGAACCAGATGTAA
- a CDS encoding IS4 family transposase produces the protein MELSQALGIINAATPERARSLADLIPPELIQQALTLTDTVTLRKRKLSLESMIWLVVGMSIFCDRPMTEIVNLMDITDRTGAPFTARSAVIQRRKTLGENAVRELFDITQQHWNQQAAHPKWHGLNLFAVDGVVWRTADTPENRAVFSKHSSQYGEGGYPQVRMVCLMELSSHLIAASAFDSEKVSEMRLAEHLTEKTPNNSITLFDKGFYSMGLLHHWQTAGEHRHWLLPLKKHVQYQVVRRLGRGDELICLKTSPRARKQWPGVPEEMVARLLTRRVDGKERQVLTSLTDPNRYPGKDISELYRHRWEIELGYREAKQGMLDSRWTLRSRLPELVRQELWGVLLAYNLVRYQMVQMAFHLKGDYLPYQLSFSGAISEIIRMLITLPWASPGKMPGELRTLYEQAKWLVLPGRRERSYPRELRVKSRKYPDKKVAGHLK, from the coding sequence ATGGAACTTTCCCAGGCCCTCGGCATCATCAATGCCGCCACTCCTGAGCGCGCCCGTAGTCTCGCCGACCTTATTCCTCCCGAGCTTATTCAGCAGGCGCTCACCCTGACCGATACCGTTACTTTGCGTAAACGTAAACTTTCCCTCGAATCCATGATTTGGCTTGTCGTTGGGATGTCCATTTTTTGCGATCGTCCGATGACCGAAATCGTCAATCTGATGGATATTACTGACCGGACCGGAGCTCCTTTTACCGCACGCAGCGCTGTCATTCAGCGCCGTAAGACTCTGGGTGAAAATGCAGTGCGGGAGCTTTTTGATATCACACAGCAGCACTGGAATCAGCAGGCTGCACATCCAAAATGGCACGGTCTGAATCTGTTTGCTGTCGACGGCGTGGTCTGGCGTACCGCCGATACGCCGGAAAACAGAGCCGTCTTCAGTAAACACAGCAGCCAGTACGGCGAAGGCGGCTATCCTCAGGTGCGAATGGTTTGTCTGATGGAGCTGAGCAGCCATCTGATCGCCGCCAGTGCATTCGACAGTGAAAAAGTCAGTGAAATGCGGCTGGCTGAGCACCTGACGGAGAAAACCCCGAATAACAGTATCACCCTGTTCGATAAGGGATTTTATTCGATGGGTCTGCTTCATCACTGGCAGACAGCAGGAGAACACCGTCACTGGTTGTTGCCGTTGAAAAAACACGTACAGTATCAGGTGGTTCGCCGTTTGGGGCGTGGAGATGAACTGATATGCCTGAAAACCAGTCCACGAGCCAGGAAGCAATGGCCAGGGGTCCCGGAAGAAATGGTGGCAAGACTGCTGACCCGCAGGGTAGACGGTAAAGAGAGGCAGGTGCTGACGTCACTGACAGACCCGAATCGCTATCCGGGTAAAGATATCAGCGAGCTATATCGCCACCGCTGGGAAATAGAACTGGGCTACCGGGAAGCAAAGCAGGGTATGCTGGACAGCCGGTGGACATTACGCAGTCGCCTGCCGGAGCTGGTGAGACAGGAGCTATGGGGGGTACTGCTGGCTTATAACCTGGTGCGATATCAGATGGTGCAGATGGCGTTCCATCTGAAAGGAGATTACCTGCCTTACCAGCTGAGCTTCAGTGGAGCGATAAGCGAAATAATCCGGATGCTGATAACCCTGCCCTGGGCTTCGCCGGGAAAAATGCCGGGAGAACTGAGAACCCTGTATGAACAGGCGAAATGGCTTGTGTTACCGGGTAGAAGAGAGCGAAGTTACCCGAGAGAGTTGAGGGTAAAGAGCAGGAAATATCCGGATAAAAAGGTTGCTGGTCACCTTAAGTGA
- the priB gene encoding primosomal replication protein N — MTVNRLTLSGTVCKTPMRKVSPSGIPHCQFILEHRSGQVEVGFSRQAWCRMPVVISGNAHLAITQSITVGTYLTVSGFISSHQGRNGLNKIVLHVEQIELIDSGD, encoded by the coding sequence GTGACGGTTAACCGACTGACGCTGTCTGGTACCGTGTGCAAGACGCCAATGCGTAAAGTCAGCCCGTCAGGTATTCCACACTGCCAGTTCATACTTGAGCACCGTTCAGGGCAGGTGGAAGTCGGTTTCAGCCGACAAGCCTGGTGTCGGATGCCAGTGGTTATCAGCGGCAATGCACACTTGGCCATTACTCAAAGTATAACGGTCGGCACGTATCTCACGGTTTCAGGATTCATTAGCAGCCATCAGGGGCGCAATGGACTGAATAAAATCGTGTTACATGTCGAGCAGATTGAATTGATAGATTCTGGAGACTAG
- the fklB gene encoding FKBP-type peptidyl-prolyl cis-trans isomerase has translation MTTPSFDSVEAQASYGIGLQVGQQLLESGLEGLQPEALLAGLCDALEGNTPAVPVDVIHRALREVHERADVVRRERQQAMAVEGQKYLEENSKRDGVSSTESGLQFSVISQGDGAIPSRQDRVRVHYTGKLIDGTVFDSSVQRGEPAEFPVSGVIPGWIEALTLMPVGSKWQLVIPQDLAYGERGAGASIPPFSTLIFEVELLEII, from the coding sequence ATGACAACCCCTTCTTTTGACAGCGTTGAAGCGCAAGCAAGTTACGGTATCGGTTTACAAGTCGGTCAGCAGCTGCTGGAATCCGGACTGGAGGGGCTGCAACCTGAAGCATTGTTGGCTGGCCTGTGTGATGCGTTGGAAGGGAACACTCCTGCAGTACCTGTCGATGTGATTCATCGCGCCCTGCGCGAAGTTCATGAGCGTGCAGACGTGGTACGCCGTGAACGTCAGCAGGCGATGGCGGTTGAAGGACAGAAATATCTTGAAGAAAACAGCAAGCGTGATGGGGTCAGCAGTACTGAATCAGGCCTGCAATTTAGTGTGATTTCTCAGGGGGACGGTGCAATTCCTTCGCGTCAGGATCGTGTTCGCGTTCATTATACTGGCAAGTTGATCGATGGTACCGTTTTTGACAGTTCCGTGCAGCGCGGTGAACCGGCAGAATTCCCGGTCAGTGGTGTTATTCCAGGCTGGATTGAAGCATTAACGTTAATGCCAGTGGGTTCCAAATGGCAGTTAGTTATTCCACAGGATTTGGCCTATGGTGAGCGTGGTGCAGGAGCATCAATTCCGCCTTTCAGCACCTTAATCTTTGAAGTAGAGTTATTGGAAATTATTTAA
- the yjfP gene encoding esterase, whose product MIEVNKETFAGIECLHASPAGQRRSPLPTILFFHGFTSSKDVYSWAGVALALAGFRVILPDAELHGGRYDGDSENRLGNFWEILRRNIDEVPLLEAAIRQQGLVAQQRIALAGASMGGMTTLGAMVRHPHFSCADSLMGSGYFVSLCQTLFPPLVAGIPVQKAAFSRRTAMLADYDITERLEKMANRPLLLWHGDADELVPVSESQRLDQALRDAGLDENLQVVIEKGAEHRITPVALDTMVTFFQHHL is encoded by the coding sequence ATGATTGAAGTCAATAAGGAAACTTTTGCGGGTATTGAGTGCCTGCATGCTTCGCCTGCAGGGCAGCGGCGTAGCCCTTTGCCAACCATCCTTTTTTTCCATGGTTTTACGTCGTCGAAAGACGTTTATTCCTGGGCTGGTGTGGCGCTGGCGTTGGCTGGATTTCGCGTAATTCTTCCTGATGCCGAGCTTCATGGCGGGCGCTATGACGGTGACAGCGAAAACCGTCTGGGGAATTTTTGGGAAATCCTGCGTCGAAATATTGATGAAGTGCCGTTACTGGAGGCAGCAATCCGTCAGCAGGGTCTGGTCGCACAACAGAGGATTGCGTTGGCCGGAGCTTCAATGGGCGGAATGACGACGTTGGGCGCGATGGTGCGTCATCCGCATTTCTCCTGCGCTGACAGCTTAATGGGTTCTGGTTATTTTGTATCTCTTTGTCAGACGCTGTTCCCACCGTTGGTGGCGGGCATACCTGTTCAGAAAGCGGCATTTTCCCGGCGCACGGCGATGCTGGCGGATTATGATATTACTGAACGGCTGGAAAAAATGGCCAACAGGCCGCTGCTGCTCTGGCATGGTGATGCCGATGAGCTGGTACCGGTGTCTGAGAGCCAGCGACTTGACCAGGCGCTGCGCGACGCGGGACTTGATGAAAATCTGCAGGTTGTTATTGAAAAGGGGGCTGAACATCGAATTACGCCTGTAGCGCTCGACACCATGGTGACCTTTTTTCAACATCATCTGTAG